A window of Burkholderiales bacterium genomic DNA:
GTTCCCGTCGCTGCGGCTGGGCTACCTGCTCGCGCCGCCCTCGCTCGTCGACACGCTGCGCTCGCTGATGAGCAAGCTGATGCACGGCGTGCCGACGGTCGTGCAGGCCGTGGTCGCCGACTTCATCGACGAAGGGCATTTCGCCTCGCACCTGCGTCGCATGCGCCGCATCTACGCGGAGCGCCACGACGCGCTGTGCGACGCGGCGGATCGACGGCTCCGCGGACTGCTCGACGTCGTGCGCGGCCAGTCCGGCCTGCACACCATCGGCCACCTGCGCGAGCGCATCCCCGAGCGTGCGGCGAGGGAGGCCGCGCACGAGCGGGGTGTCACCGTGTCGACGATCGACCGCTTCGCGCTCGCCCGCGTGTCCGCGCGCGGGCTCGTCCTCGGCTTCGGCGGCGTGCGTCCGCCCGAGATCGAGGCCGGCGTCGACACGCTCGCCGAGGTGCTGGACGGGCTCGCGCGCGGCTGAAGTGGCCCGCGACCCGGACGAGAATGGACCTGCCGGAACGCCCCTCCCCCGTGGCACGCTCGCGCCCCATGATGGAGTGCGATCCCGGGCGCCGATGACGCCGTTCGACTACGTGATCGTCGGCGGCGGCACGGCGGGCTGCGTGCTGGCTGCCCGGCTGACCGCGAACGGCCGGTATCGCGTGCTGCTGCTCGAGGCGGGCGGCAGCGACGACCGCTTCTTCGTGCGCATGCCGATCGGTTACGGCAAGTGCTTCCACGACGCGCGCGTGAACTGGCGCTACCGCACCGAGCCGGAGGCGAATCTCGCCGGCCGGAGCGGCTACTGGCCGCGCGGGCGCATCCTCGGCGGCTCGGGATCGATCAATGCGATGGTCCACGTGCGCGGCCATCCCGCCGACTACGACCGCTGGGCCGCGGAGGGGAACGAGGGCTGGGCCTGGCGCGACGTGCTGCCGGTGTTCCGCGCGCTGGAGGACGCACCGCACGGCGCCTCCGCGTGGCGCGGGTCGGGCGGGCCGTTCGCGGTGAGCGACATCCGGTCGCAGGCGCACCCGCTGTGCGCCGCGTTCCTGCGCGCCGGCGCCGAACTCGGCTTTCCCGCGAACGACGGCTTCAACGGAGAAACGCAGGAAGGCGTCGGCCACTACGAGATCGCGGTGCGTGACGGCCGCCGCGTGTCGTCGGCGACGGCCTATCTCGCCCCGGCGCGCTCGCGCGCGAACCTCGCCGTCGTCACCGGCGCGCAAGCCGTCTCGATCGGATTCGACGGCATGCGGGCGCGAACGGTCGACTACCGGCTGGGCGGAGAGCGCCGCACGGTGCGCGCGGCGCGCGAGATCCTGCTGTGCGCGGGCTCCATCAACTCGCCGCAGCTCCTGCAGCTCTCGGGGGTGGGCCCGGCAGCGTTGCTGCGCGAATTCGCCGTCCCGGTGGTGCGGGACCTGCCCGCGGTGGGCGAGCACCTGCACGATCACCTGTGCATCGACTACGTGTACCGCGCGAACGTCCCGTCGCTCAACGAAGTCCTGCGGCCGTGGTCGGGCCGGCTGCGCGCGGGATGGCGCTACCTCGTCCACCGCGACGGGCCGCTCGCGATGTCGGTGAACCAGGCGGGCGGCTTCGTGCGGTCGCGCGATGGCCTCGATGCGCCCGATCTCCAGCTCTACTTCTCGCCGCTGTCCTACACGCGCCCGACGCCCGGCAAGCGCGCGTTGCTGCGTCCCGACCCGTTCCCCGGATTCCTGCTGTCCGCGCAACCCTGCCGGCCGGCGAGCCGTGGCCGCATCGCCCTCGCGTCGAACGATCCGTTCGCGCCGCCGCGCATCGAGCCCCATTCGCTCGAGGCGCCGCAGGATCTCGATGATCTGGTCGCCGGCGCGCGGCTGTTGCGGCGCCTCGCCGCAGCGCCCTCGCTCGCCGCGGTCGTCGAGCGGGAAATGGCGCCCGGTCCGGGCGTGCGCGACGACGATCAGGCGTTGCGCGAGGACATCCGCGAGCGCGCCTCGACCGTGTTCCACCCGGTAGGCACCTGCCGCATGGGTCCGGAACCCCGCACGGCGGTCGTCGACGCACGGCTGCGGGTGCACGGCGTCACCGGCCTGCGCGTCGTCGACGCGTCGGTCTTTCCTTCGATCACCTCGGGCAACACCCATGCCCCGGTGCTGATGGTGGCCGAGCGCGCCGCCGACTTCGTGCTCGAGGCTGCCGCAGGAACGCCATGACCGCCGCACCGACCCCGACCTTCGCTCCGTGGTGGTGGGAGCGCGTGCCTCGTCCCGTCCTGCCCGCCGCGCCGATCCCGCGCGAGTGCGACGTCGCGATCGTCGGCTCCGGGTACACCGGACTGCACGCCGCGCTCGTGACCGCGCGCGCCGGACGCCACACGCTGGTCTTCGACGCCGAGGACGCCGGATTCGGCTGCAGCACGCGCAACGGCGGGCAGATCTCGACCAGCGTCAAGCCGTCGTTCGCCGCGCTGGCGAAACGGCACGGAGAGAAGCGGGCGTTCGAGATCATGAAGGAAGGCCAGCGCTCGCTCGCGTTCGTCGGCGACTTCGTGCGCAACGAGGCGATCGACTGCGACTTCGGCGTGGTGGGCCGCTTCCACGCCGCCCACAATCCCGCGCAGTACGAGGCGCTCGCGAAGAGCGTGTCCGCGCAACCGAGGGGGCTGGAGGTTCCGGCGCACATCGTGCCGCGCGCCGAACAGCGCTCCGAGATCGACACCGACGCCTACCACGGCGGCGTCGTCTACGAAGCGCACGCGTCGATCGACCCGGCGCGCTACCACCAGGGCCTGCTCGAGCGGGTGACGGCGGCGCAGGCGCAGATCACGGCGCGCTCGCCGGTGATCGCGATCGAGCGGGACGGCGACCGGTTCCGCGTGCGGTCGGAGCGTGGCAGCACGCTTGCGCGCGAGGTGGTCGTCGCGACGAACGGGTACTCGGGCGCGCTGCTGCCGTGGCTGCGCCGCCGCCTGATTCCGATCGGCAGCTACATGATCGCGACCGAGGAATTGCCCGCGACGCTCACCTCGACGCTGATACCGCGCAACCGCATCGTCAGCGACTCGCGCAAGGTCGTGTTCTACTACCGGCTCTCCCCGGACCGCCGCCGCATCCTCTTCGGCGGGCGCGTCTCGGTGCGGGAGACCGATCCCGCGGTGAGCGGCCCGCTGCTGCGCGCGGACCTGGTGAAGATCTTTCCGGCGCTCGCCGAGGTTCGCATCTCGCACTCGTGGTGCGGCTTCGTCGCCTACACCTTCGACGAACTGGCGCACCTCGGCATCCACGAGGGCATCCGCTACGCGGCGGGCTACTGCGGTTCGGGCGTGGGCATGGCGAGCTACCTCGGCATGCGCCTGGGCCAGCAGGCGCTGGGGCTGCCCGACGGCCGGACCGCTTTCGACGGCCTGCCGTTCGCCACCCGGCCGTTGTATTCCGGCAACCCGTGGTTCCTCGCCCCGGCGGTGCGTTACTACCGGTTGCGTGACCGCCTGCCGATCTGATGCCGCGGCGCGATGGGCGCGTCGCGCATCCGTGCGGTTGCGCCACCTTTCGCTAGGGCGTTTCCGGGACACCCCCGCGGCCGGCACGTCCCGCGCCCGGCGGCCGTGTCGTCCACGGCGGACCCGATTGCTGCGCCATGTCGTAGCCCGACTCGTAGAGCCGACCCATCGCGACCGGATCGAATACCTCCTCGCCGTCGATCTCGACGGTCTCGGGAATGGTGATCCAGTGGAAGCCCGCGCCGTCGCGCCCGGCGGCCGCGAAGACCCGGAAGAGATCGCCCACGACCGCCGAACGCGCCGCCGCGTCGAACGAACGGAGCGCGATCGAGCGGAGCGAGCGCCGCGTGACGTCGGCGCTGGGCATGAGCTGGCCGTTGTGCACGATGTAGAGCTCATCGCGCGCGCTGACCCTCCCCGCGCGCACCCGCGCGTCGGCGAAACTCAGCACGCCCGCATTCCAGAACAGGTTGGCCGCGACCGCGCCGTCCACGTGCATCTCGTCGTACACCCGTCCGCCTGCCTCGACGTCGAAGAACACCGGCGGAAAGGCGACCGGCACCGACGCGGACGCGAGCATGATCCGGCGGAACAGGTTCACCGCCTCGGGCCGCCGGCTCGACGCGATGAGCCCCATGTTCCAGACGACGAAGCGCTGCGCATCGAGGTCGACCGAACCGATGTAGAGCCGGCGCCCCGAGGCGTGCGCGCGCGCGACCGCCGCCAGGAATGCCTCGTCGACGAACTGCGCGATCATGATCTGC
This region includes:
- a CDS encoding GMC family oxidoreductase N-terminal domain-containing protein, which encodes MTPFDYVIVGGGTAGCVLAARLTANGRYRVLLLEAGGSDDRFFVRMPIGYGKCFHDARVNWRYRTEPEANLAGRSGYWPRGRILGGSGSINAMVHVRGHPADYDRWAAEGNEGWAWRDVLPVFRALEDAPHGASAWRGSGGPFAVSDIRSQAHPLCAAFLRAGAELGFPANDGFNGETQEGVGHYEIAVRDGRRVSSATAYLAPARSRANLAVVTGAQAVSIGFDGMRARTVDYRLGGERRTVRAAREILLCAGSINSPQLLQLSGVGPAALLREFAVPVVRDLPAVGEHLHDHLCIDYVYRANVPSLNEVLRPWSGRLRAGWRYLVHRDGPLAMSVNQAGGFVRSRDGLDAPDLQLYFSPLSYTRPTPGKRALLRPDPFPGFLLSAQPCRPASRGRIALASNDPFAPPRIEPHSLEAPQDLDDLVAGARLLRRLAAAPSLAAVVEREMAPGPGVRDDDQALREDIRERASTVFHPVGTCRMGPEPRTAVVDARLRVHGVTGLRVVDASVFPSITSGNTHAPVLMVAERAADFVLEAAAGTP
- a CDS encoding patatin-like phospholipase family protein; amino-acid sequence: MAQAAIPGMPDVRATAGRRNAAFEADFERSFAQESPKDFPADRDGVVRYAHLALSGGGPNGAFGAGLVNGWTASGTRPVFKVVTGVSTGALMAPFVFLGPKHDDELRTFYTTTSSSHIFRMLSILPQLFGGESFADTAPLQIMIAQFVDEAFLAAVARAHASGRRLYIGSVDLDAQRFVVWNMGLIASSRRPEAVNLFRRIMLASASVPVAFPPVFFDVEAGGRVYDEMHVDGAVAANLFWNAGVLSFADARVRAGRVSARDELYIVHNGQLMPSADVTRRSLRSIALRSFDAAARSAVVGDLFRVFAAAGRDGAGFHWITIPETVEIDGEEVFDPVAMGRLYESGYDMAQQSGPPWTTRPPGAGRAGRGGVPETP
- a CDS encoding FAD-binding oxidoreductase, coding for MTAAPTPTFAPWWWERVPRPVLPAAPIPRECDVAIVGSGYTGLHAALVTARAGRHTLVFDAEDAGFGCSTRNGGQISTSVKPSFAALAKRHGEKRAFEIMKEGQRSLAFVGDFVRNEAIDCDFGVVGRFHAAHNPAQYEALAKSVSAQPRGLEVPAHIVPRAEQRSEIDTDAYHGGVVYEAHASIDPARYHQGLLERVTAAQAQITARSPVIAIERDGDRFRVRSERGSTLAREVVVATNGYSGALLPWLRRRLIPIGSYMIATEELPATLTSTLIPRNRIVSDSRKVVFYYRLSPDRRRILFGGRVSVRETDPAVSGPLLRADLVKIFPALAEVRISHSWCGFVAYTFDELAHLGIHEGIRYAAGYCGSGVGMASYLGMRLGQQALGLPDGRTAFDGLPFATRPLYSGNPWFLAPAVRYYRLRDRLPI